CAGATGGGCGTCGTGGCCGCCTCGGTGGCCGCCTATTTCTTTGCCTTTCTCTACCCCCTTCTCACGGCCTTCCTGTTCGTGAGAAAAGAGGTGCCCAAGGCCCTGGCCTCACTGATCTCCGGTGTCCATGCCGATGCAGCGGTTCCTTTTGCTGTTTTCCTTGCCCTCATCTTACTCAAGCTTCTCATTTACTGCATAATCGCCGTTTTCTTCGGGGTCCTCGGGTGGAGACTATTCCTGTTCATGGAGAAAGCCCGCAGTGCGCACGCCCTCTCGATGGAGTAATGCCGTACGACGCTGTTTCGGCGCCACCGCCGTGATAGAAGATGTCTATTTCTTTGAGAGCAAGAAAAACCAGGTGAGCCTCCTCACCATATCGCAAAGCGGGGGACCTGCCCTCAAGGTGATTGGCAAGCTTTATTCCTGGGGCGAGAGGAAAAAGGAGGAGCGGGTGCTGCGAAATGCCGGGGAAAAGGGTCTTGCCGTGCCGTCAGTGCGTGCGGCGTGGAACAACATACTGTTCCTGGAGTATGTCCAGGGAAGCACCATGAGGAGCCTTCTCGGGGGGGGGCACGACCCTTGCGCCGCATCGGAAGCCCTTGCCTGCTGGGTCGCCTCATGGCACCTGGCCTTCAGGAGAGGGCGCCGCTACACCCTCCTCAAGGCCGACATGCGTCTCCAGAACTTCATCTGCAAAGATACCCGTCTTTACGGGGTGGACTTTGAAGAGAGCCGCTGGGGTGATCCCCTCGATGACATAGCCGATATGGCGGCGACGCTCCTCACTTTCCCATGGAAAGGCGCCCCAGATGGCGGTGCTGTCGCGGACCGCTTCGTGAGCGCCTGTGCCCGGCGTGAAGAGATCTCCCCTTCAGGCATTGATGAACGCGTGGCGAGAAACCTTGAAGAGAGGGAGCGGATAAAATCTCTGTGCTGAGGGAAGAGAGCTGACAGCGCGGTAAATCGGACTGCCCCTGCTCCAAGGTATCACGAAAGGGGGCATTAAAGCCAGGATCAGGTTGTGGAAAAAGTAAGGAGGGAACCATGGAGAACTGCGAGATCAAAACGGTGGGAATCGTCGGCTGCGGCCTCATGGGCTCGGGGTGGGCGCAGCTCTGCGTATCGAAAGGATACAGGGTAATCGTGGCGGAGCAGGATCAGAAGTCCCTTGAAAGGGGGCTCGCCATCGTGAAGGCCGGCCTGGAAAGCACCGGGGGCCCCGGGGGAAGAGAAGCGGCAGAGGAAAAGATAAGAGGCACCCTCACCCTTGACGATATGGCGGCCTGTGATGTCGTGGTTGAGACAATCCCCGAGAAGATGTACCTCAAGAAGAAAGTTTTTATAGAGCTTGACAGGGTCTGTGCCGATCATGCAGTGCTCGCCACCAACACTTCAGTGCTCTCGGTCCTTGACATAGCGAAGGCCACCAGGAGACCTGAAAGGGTCCTCGGATTCAATACCAACCCCCTCATTTTCCCCATTGCGGAGATAATCGAGACTATTGTCCTCGCCCCCGGCGTTCTTGAGGCGGGGAGGAAGTTCATGGTGTCCCTTGACAAGGAGGTCATCATAGTCAAGGACTCCCCCGGCTTCATCCTCAACAGGCTCATCACCTCCGTGGTGCTCAATTCCATAAGGCTTGTTGAATCAGGCATAGCAAGCGCCCATGACATTGACAGGGTCATCACCGTCTCCCTTGGCTGGAAAACAGGCCCCCTGGCCCTGGCAGACACCATCGGCCTCGATACGGTCCTTTTTGGCGCCACGTCGCTCTACCATGATCTCAACGATCCGCAGTTCGCTCCTCCCCTGATATTGAAAAAGATGGTGACGGCAGGCCTTCTCGGGAAGAAATCAGGAAAAGGATTCTTTGACTACCCCCGGTCGTCGCCTGAATAAGGAGTAGCCATGTTCAAGCTCTTTGACGCATTTTTTGATAAGAACAGGGAAGCCGATTCTTCCGCGGTGACAGGCTCCTTCAAGGAAAGCCTGATCACCGAGGAGCAGCTTGAAAAAGCCCTTCTTACCCAGAAAAAGGACAAGAAGGGCCTCATCGAGGCCCTCTCCTCCATGGGCCTCCTGTCGCAGGACGAGCTTATCAACCTCTCCAACCTCAAGCTTTTTGCCATCCCTTCAATCAGAATCCAGGAACTGCTTATTGAAAAGGGCGCCCTGAGGCATGTCTCGCGGAAATTCGCCCTCCAGTATCTGCTCATCCCTCTTCGCGTGGAGAAGGGGACCCTTGTCGTCGCCATGACCGACCCCATGGACATCTCTGCCATTGAAAAGCTCCGCACCATGACGGGCATGGCCGTGAAGCCCTATCACGCCGAGAGCCAGGATATCCTGGAGCATATCAACAGGCTCTACGAGGAGAAGGACACCATGGACGACTTCAGGGGATCGGTGGAGGAATATGCCGATTCGGCCGAGGAGGTGGAAGAGGAGCAGGAAAAGAAAGCCCCCGAGGTGATGGTGATGAGCCAGTCATCGCCCATCATCAAGATGGTGAACATCATCCTCACGAGGGCCGTGGAGAAGCGGGCCAGCGACATCCATATAGAGCCATACAGGGAGCACACCATAATAAGGCTGAGGGTTGACGGCGCCCTTGTGGATTTCACCACCGTCCCCCGGGCAACGCACCAGGCCCTGGCCTCACGGGTCAAGCTCCTCGGCGGCATGGATATCTCCGAGACCAGGCGCCCCCAGGACGGCAAGGTCCGCTATCTTATTCACGGCCAGGAGGTGGATTTCAGGATTTCCTCGCTGAGGACCATTCATGGGGAGAAGCTGGTGATAAGGGTCCTCAACAAGTCGTCGGGGACTTTTTCGCTGGATCGGGGGGGCTTTTCCGAGCACAACTACCAGCGGGTCCTGGACATCCTCGCGAGGCCCCAGGGCTTCTTTCCCGTCACCGGGCCCACGGGGAGCGGCAAGACCACGACCCTGTACGCGATCATCAAAAGGCTTGCCACTCTTGATACCAATACTATCACCGTCGAGGACCCTGTGGAATATGAGCTTGAGCGGGTGAGCCAGGTCCCCGTGAATCCCAAGGCCGACGTTACCTTCGCGAGCGCCCTGAGAACCATGCTCCGCCAGGATCCCGACATCATCCTGATAGGCGAGGTAAGGGATCTTGAGACTGCCGAGATAGCCGTGCAGGCCTCCCTCACGGGACATTTCGTGCTCACCACCCTCCATACGAACGATGCTCCCGGGGCGATCATCAGGCTTGTCGATCTCGGGATCCAGCCATATCTCCTTGCCTACTCAGTGATCGGCGTCATCGCGCAGCGCCTTGTCAGGAGAATCTGTGATTCCTGCAGGGAGGAGCAAGCCATGACAGACGCCGTCCGCCAGGGGCTGGGAAGGCATTTCGTCCCCCCTGAAAAGCTCTACAGGGGAAAGGGGTGCGAAGCCTGCAGCTACACGGGCTTCCAGGGCCGTACGGCCCTTCACGAGGTGCTGGTGATGTCAGATGCTCTCGCGGAGCAGGTCATCACCTCAAGGAACCCGAGAAAGGATCTCGCCGACGTGGCCCGGAGCGAGGGGATGAGAAGCCTGAGGGATGATGCCCTCGAAAAGGCGTCGCAGGGCATCACGACCCTGGAGGAGGCCCTCACGGCCACATAGCAGGAGGGGCGCCTCGTCCGGGGGAATTCCATGGAGAGCAGAGAAAAAACGGCATTTCACCGAGAACGGCATGTGGGTCTATGACGTGGAGAAGCTCGAGGCCCGCGTGGCGGAAATAGCGGAGCGCCTGCTGAAAGGCCTCCCCAAAAGGCTGGAGACCATCGCCGATGAGAAGAAGAAAAAATAGCACAAAACCAGGGACAGTCACCAGGCTTCTTAGAAACCTGGCAGCAATCCCCATATTTCTGGCTTTCTGCGCGGTGCTCCTCGCCAGTCCCTCCTTCGCGGGAAAAAAGACTTTTTCCATAAGGCTTGAGCAGCGCGGGGCCCCCGTGCCGATAGTCAGCCACGAAGCTCTCCTGGAAAGGGAGCCCTTCACCATTGTAATGATCTTTCAGAGGCCTATGGTGCCTGAGGTCCTGGTGAATGCCTCCTATACGGGGGAATCCTTCGAAATTGCGAAGACGGGCTATCCCCTGGACAAGATCCCGGGATTCCAGGAGACGGGGATGGCCGATTATTGGCTGAACCCCCTGGAAGAGCTCATGGTATCGAAGACGGCGCCCAATGTCTGGTATTATGAGAGCCCCTGTGAGCACCGGTACAACCTGATAAAAGAGCAGGACGGGAAATGGGAGTGCACGAGGAACATCGCGGCCCTGATGGACCGCGACGGCACCCGGCTCTATGAAAAAATAGAAAAAAGCGACATCAAAGAGCTTTATATAGTCTTTGTGAGCGCCGAGTGGACCAAGGATTTCTCAGCACAGAGAGAAAACCACCGGGAGTGGGTGAAGATCACTTTCTGAAATCGGCCTTCACCATCACCAGGATCTGCCTGGCCCTGTCGGAGTAAAGGACTATCTGCTCGAAATCGGGCGGGCAGAGGAGTTTCTGCATCAGCAGGCCGTCGCCGTCAAACCAGCGGGGAAGCAGGCCTCCGAAGAAGTAGCCGCGCTCTCTGAGAACCCTGGCGGTCTCACCGACAGAGGGCGACGAGAGGGGGAGCCAGGCCTGGAGCACCAAGACCCCCTTTTCCACCATGCTTTTCTCCACGGCGGAGAAAGAGTCCGGGAAATCCTCTCCAGGCTCGTGGACGGCGATGCGGGCTACCCGGCTGAAATCAAAGTATTCTGAAGTGATGTGCGAAGAGGTCCCCGCCGGGGCCTTTCCCTCTGCGCAGGAGAGCTCCCGGCTGTCGTCGAGACCTTCATAGAGCGTGCTCAGCTCCTTCTCGTAAAGAGGGGGGATAAATGACTTGCGGGAGGCGCGGCGGTAGGTGCGGAACTGAAGGACCGTCGCCACCCTGCCTGTTGCGCTCTTCTCCTTGCTGTAAGCTTCCGCGGGCATAAGGGCTACTTCAATGGCCATATCGGAAAAGCCGAAGTCCATTAGTGTTTTCTGCATGACGGGGTGATTGCAGACGGCTTCACCAAAGACCTGCTCTATGTGAGAGAATCTCGGGACGGCCTGCTCAAAGAGAAAGGTGAGCATAAGGGTATTGATGCCAAGCTTGCGGAAGTCCTTGTGCACAAGCCCTGCCCCGGCCTCATAGACAGCCTCGTGGGGCGATGAGCGGAAGAGATGCTCCACCCCGACTATTTCAGCATTTTCTGCACGGGCGGCAATCGAGAGGTACCGGCCCTCTTTATTGGCCTCCCTGAGGGCTTCTTCATCATAAAAGAGCTTTATGGGGTATCCCTCGCCATAGACAGACCGGAAGAGCTTCACAATCCCCGCGGCATCTTCATTTTTAAAATGTCCCACATCGAATGTGTTCCCCCCCCCGGCAGGTGAATCGGTTCTCTCATTTCCGGTCATGGCGAAGCTCCCTTCTCTCATGTCCCTGTCACCATGCCGCCTGCAAGGCATCCCAGGTCGCCTCCCGCCTTGTTCCCCGCATAGACACCCATCAGGCATCCCGTGAAGAGGCCTATGGCTCCGCCGACGGGCCCTGCGGCGTTGTATCCCGCCAGGAGACCCAGGTAAGGCCCCACGAGTCCTCCCGTGAGGGTCCCCGCGGCGCCTCCCGCGCCGATGCAGGCAGCTTTCAGTGACCCCCGGAGGCCGGCAGGCTTCTCATCAGGCTTGTGCTGCCCTCCCTGCGGGGCTCCGGTATTTGAGGCCTGCGGTGCCGGCGCGGGAAGCTTTTTCCCAAAAATTCTCGTGCGGATCCAGTTTCCAATGGCCGCAAGGGGGCCTCCCAGGGCGCCCACGGTGCTCTGCACCGCGGCATTTGCCTCGGCGGCAGTGACATCCCCCTCATTGATGGCCCTCACAAGGGCCTGCTTCGCTCCGTCAAGGGCAAGGCCCGGCACGCAGAAGAGCTTCGAGGCGAAGCACGACCCTGCGGCCACGTCGAGGGTCCCTTCCATCTTCTTCTGCGCATCGCCGCTCTTTGAAGCCTGGCGCAGCTCGCCGATGCCCTTGATGAGCTGCACGAACCCGGTGAGAAAGGATAAGAGGCTCAGCCCTGTCCGAAGGTACGGCACGGCGCCGAAGGCCTTGCCGAGGAACTTCCCCGTGTCCCTGAAAGCGGGCTGATCGATAAGTCTGTCAAGGGGCCCCAGCTCCTCGAGCTGCCTGATCCGCTCGTATTTCGCGGGGCACTGCTCTTTCAGCGCCGAGGGGTTCATGTGGTAGGTGGCGTAGCTTTCGGCAAAATCCTCGACGCGGTGAGTTTTCGCATAGTCAGAGATGTAAGGGGGCTTCCCCCACAGGCTCCCCGTCATGCTCTCGGCGGGCATGAGGCCGAAAGGCCCTGTGCTGAAGTCCTTGGTGTGGCCCACCTCGTGGATGGCCACGGTCCTGGCCCAGGTGGGGTCGATGGCGACGGTCTGGTTCCTTGCAAGGTGGATGAAGGGATCGGGGGGGACGGCGAAGGCAAAGCCGGAAGCGCTGGTCATCTCGGGGACCATCACGATCCGTTTCACGGAGTTCACGTCCTTGAGGGGAAGACTGTCGAGGGCGTCAAGCACAAGCCCGGCCTCATCAACAGTCATGCCCCTGAAGACGGGATAGATGAACTTGGGGAAGGCTTTTAACCCTTTCATGACAGTGGAAGCACCGTCGAGGGCGCCTTTCAGAGCGACGTGGTCATCGAGGTACTCGGCAGTTTTCTCGGCCCGGAGCGCCAGCCTTTCACCTGCTTTTTTCGCGAGGCCCGGCAGCTTTTTCGAGGTGAGGGAGAGAAGCTCATCGGCTTTCACGGGGCGCGGTATGGAGATCGCCACCTTGTCAGCGGTGCCGCCGGCAATGGCAGCGCTTTCCCGGCCGGGAGCCTTCTCCTTCGGGAAATCTCCCGCCGGCCCGGCGCAATACAAAGGGTTATTTACGGTCATATCCACAGGCGCCTCGAAAAAGAATAGACTTACCCTTATTATGCCACATGCACCCCCGGGGAAAAAGGCATTTTTTGTTACCAATGTAAAAATATTGTGACGAGAATGGCGTGAATTCTGTACATTTTCCCTTGAGTCATTCCGGCACAATCTTCACGGCGCCGGCTCGGGATGGCGGGGATTATCGGGGCGGGGCAGGTTTTCAAGAGCCATCACCGCCCCGTGGACGGTCTCGAAGCAATGGTCCTCGCCGAGGAACTCATAGAATTTCGCCGATTGCATGATGTCTCTCACGGGGCCTTTCAGGGATGCCATGTAAAGCCCGCACCCCTGCTCCCTGATGTTGTCCGCAAAGGCCCTCAGCGAGTCCAGGGCCGATGAGTCGATATCGTTGATCCCGCTCCCGTCAATGATGATGAACCGCGCTTCCCGCTCTTCGGCAAGAAGCGAGAGCATCCTGTGTTCGAGATACTTCACGTTGGCGAAGAAAAGGGGGGCGTCAGGCCTCACGATGATGAAGTGAGGCATAGGTTCCGTCGGGTAACGCCCGATGTTCCGGTAAAGATCCACGCCGTCATTTCCCTGGACTCTTCCCAGCACGGCCATGTGGGGCTTCACCGACTGCCAGAGATGAAGGGCCAGCGATATGAGGACACCTGCAATGAGTCCCTGCTCCACGCCGGAAAGCAGGGTGATGGCAAAGGTGGCGAGGAGCACGTAGCCGTCGTTTCTCTTTACCTTGAAGACAGACCGGATGGCCTTGATATCAATAAGCCCCGCAACGGCAACGACAATGACGGCGGCAAGCGCCGCCCTGGGGATGAAGGCAAGGTAGTGAGTGAGATAGAGGAGGGTTATCATCACGAAAGCTGCGGTGATGAGCGATGCCACCCCTGTGCGGGCCCCCGCATCATAATTCACGGCGGTGCGGGAAAAGCCCCCGGTGACAGGGTAGCCGCCCGTAAGGGAACCGCCTATGTTTGCCAGGCCGAGCGCAACAAGCTCCCTGTCCGCATCGACAGCCCTGCGGCTCCTCGCCGCAAGCATCCTTGCCACCGAGACTGATTCAATAAAGGCAAGGAGCGCGATTGTTGCCGCGAGGGGGAGAAGGGTGAAAACCTCCCGCGCTTCCAGTCGGGGAAGCTGAAAGCCCGGAAGGCCTGCGGGTATCTCGCCCACCAGGGCGATATCGTGGACGGGGCTGCTTTCTGGGATGGCAAGCAGCGCCCATGCGAGGAGGACAATGAGGGCTCCCGGGGTTGAAGGGCTTATCTGCTTGAGAAGCCAGATGACGGCGATGCTTATGAGGCCCACCGCGACGGTGGCACCGTGCAGACCGCCGAGATGGCCTGCCGCGTCAGCGATCGTCATGAATACAAGGTGGTGATCCATGAGGGGAAGGCCGGTGAGATTCTTAAGCTGGCTCACGGCGATGATGAGGGCTGCTGCAGCCGTATAGCCCGTCACTACCGGGTGGGAGAGGAAATTGTCCACGAAGCCGAATCTGAGCGTGCCGAGGGCTACAAGAATAGCTCCCGCGAGAAGGGCAAGAAGGGCGGCATAAGCGGCGAATTCTGCAGGATCGGCCCGGAGGGCGCCGGGCGCTGAAGCGACAAGGAGGGATATTATGGCCACGGGGCCCACTGAAAGCTGCCGCGAGGTGCCCAGCAGGGCATAGAGAGCCAGGGGCACAAGCGAGGCATAGAGCCCCGTGCGGGGAGGGAGGCCCGCGATCATGGCATAGGCCATCGCCTGGGGGATAAGAAGCACTGCCGTCGTGATGCCTGCCGCGAGGTCGCCGCGGAAGTCCCTGCGGTCGTAAGTGCCAAGATCGCCTGCCAGGGGGAAGATCGAGGTGAGCTTCTCTTTAAAGGTCTTCATTGCCTGTAGACTGATTCGCTGCCCATTGCGCCTATTTCCTGCCTTTTTGCACAGGCTCCATGAGGCGCGCCAGGCGCGGCGAGAGGACTCCGAAGAGATACGTGCCGGCCAGCATCCCCGCAAAGGTGAAGAGGGCTGCGAGCTTTCCCTCGCCTATCTGGCTGAGGATGGTGCCGGGGCACGACCCGGTGAGAGCCCATCCCACGCCGAAGATGAGGCCCCCGGCAATGATTCCCCTGTGGCCCTCCTTGGGCTGCACCTGAATCTCTTTCCCGTCAATGGCTTTCATGCGAGTCCTTTTGATTACCTGGATCCCCAGGGCTCCCACGACCACTGCGAGGCCGATAACGCCCATCAGGTGAAGGTCTATGAGAAGGAACATCTTCTGGATATAGTTGTAGCTCGTAGCCCCCACGCGGGAGAGGATGAAACCGAAGAGCACTCCTGAAAGAAGGGTGATGACGTTCATCACAGCGCGCCACCTCCCATGATCCTGAAGAGAAAATTTGAAATGACGAAGCCTGCCGCCATGAAGCACAGCGTGGCCGTGATGCTCGGGAGGGCCCCCTGGGCCATTCCCACGATGCCGTGGCCTGATGTGCAGCCCCCTGAGAAGCGCGAGCCGAAGCCCACAAGCACGCCGCCCAGGAAGAGGACCAGGTATTTGACGGGGCCGGGGAAGACGAGGTTCATCATGCTCTGGGCGTCACCGAAGCCCTTCAGGAAGT
This is a stretch of genomic DNA from Candidatus Eremiobacterota bacterium. It encodes these proteins:
- a CDS encoding 3-hydroxyacyl-CoA dehydrogenase family protein, translated to MENCEIKTVGIVGCGLMGSGWAQLCVSKGYRVIVAEQDQKSLERGLAIVKAGLESTGGPGGREAAEEKIRGTLTLDDMAACDVVVETIPEKMYLKKKVFIELDRVCADHAVLATNTSVLSVLDIAKATRRPERVLGFNTNPLIFPIAEIIETIVLAPGVLEAGRKFMVSLDKEVIIVKDSPGFILNRLITSVVLNSIRLVESGIASAHDIDRVITVSLGWKTGPLALADTIGLDTVLFGATSLYHDLNDPQFAPPLILKKMVTAGLLGKKSGKGFFDYPRSSPE
- a CDS encoding GspE/PulE family protein; translation: MFKLFDAFFDKNREADSSAVTGSFKESLITEEQLEKALLTQKKDKKGLIEALSSMGLLSQDELINLSNLKLFAIPSIRIQELLIEKGALRHVSRKFALQYLLIPLRVEKGTLVVAMTDPMDISAIEKLRTMTGMAVKPYHAESQDILEHINRLYEEKDTMDDFRGSVEEYADSAEEVEEEQEKKAPEVMVMSQSSPIIKMVNIILTRAVEKRASDIHIEPYREHTIIRLRVDGALVDFTTVPRATHQALASRVKLLGGMDISETRRPQDGKVRYLIHGQEVDFRISSLRTIHGEKLVIRVLNKSSGTFSLDRGGFSEHNYQRVLDILARPQGFFPVTGPTGSGKTTTLYAIIKRLATLDTNTITVEDPVEYELERVSQVPVNPKADVTFASALRTMLRQDPDIILIGEVRDLETAEIAVQASLTGHFVLTTLHTNDAPGAIIRLVDLGIQPYLLAYSVIGVIAQRLVRRICDSCREEQAMTDAVRQGLGRHFVPPEKLYRGKGCEACSYTGFQGRTALHEVLVMSDALAEQVITSRNPRKDLADVARSEGMRSLRDDALEKASQGITTLEEALTAT
- the sulP gene encoding sulfate permease, whose translation is MKTFKEKLTSIFPLAGDLGTYDRRDFRGDLAAGITTAVLLIPQAMAYAMIAGLPPRTGLYASLVPLALYALLGTSRQLSVGPVAIISLLVASAPGALRADPAEFAAYAALLALLAGAILVALGTLRFGFVDNFLSHPVVTGYTAAAALIIAVSQLKNLTGLPLMDHHLVFMTIADAAGHLGGLHGATVAVGLISIAVIWLLKQISPSTPGALIVLLAWALLAIPESSPVHDIALVGEIPAGLPGFQLPRLEAREVFTLLPLAATIALLAFIESVSVARMLAARSRRAVDADRELVALGLANIGGSLTGGYPVTGGFSRTAVNYDAGARTGVASLITAAFVMITLLYLTHYLAFIPRAALAAVIVVAVAGLIDIKAIRSVFKVKRNDGYVLLATFAITLLSGVEQGLIAGVLISLALHLWQSVKPHMAVLGRVQGNDGVDLYRNIGRYPTEPMPHFIIVRPDAPLFFANVKYLEHRMLSLLAEEREARFIIIDGSGINDIDSSALDSLRAFADNIREQGCGLYMASLKGPVRDIMQSAKFYEFLGEDHCFETVHGAVMALENLPRPDNPRHPEPAP
- a CDS encoding YeeE/YedE thiosulfate transporter family protein, with product MNVITLLSGVLFGFILSRVGATSYNYIQKMFLLIDLHLMGVIGLAVVVGALGIQVIKRTRMKAIDGKEIQVQPKEGHRGIIAGGLIFGVGWALTGSCPGTILSQIGEGKLAALFTFAGMLAGTYLFGVLSPRLARLMEPVQKGRK